Proteins from a single region of Catenulispora acidiphila DSM 44928:
- a CDS encoding DLW-39 family protein: protein MKKLLLLVVAAIGGLLVYRQVQSDKSEQDLWTEATDPVPSA from the coding sequence GTGAAGAAACTGCTTCTGCTCGTAGTGGCTGCCATCGGCGGTCTGCTGGTCTACCGGCAGGTCCAGTCCGACAAGTCGGAGCAGGACCTCTGGACCGAGGCGACCGACCCGGTTCCCTCGGCCTGA